The DNA region GAAGGCCATGTCGCCGGAATGGCAGGCCGCACCGGCCCAGAAACCGGCGTGTTTGAGCGCGTGCACGATCGCGCCGTAGCCGCCCGAGCTCTTGCCGAACACGGCGCGCCGGCCCTCGCCGCCGCACCCGAGGTTTTCCTCCACCGCCGGGACGAACTCGGAGATGAGGATGTCCTCCCACGGGCCCATCACGGCGGAGTTGACGTACTGGTTGCCGCCCAGGCGCGTGTAGCAGTCGGGAAAGGCGACGACGCAGGGCTCCAGCCGGCCCTCGCCGTACAGCCGGTCGAGGCGCTCGGGCACGTTCTCGCCGAAATTCTTCCAGCTGGTGTGCGACAGGCCGCTGCCGGTATAGCCGGCGAGACTCACCAGGAGGGGCAGGCCCTGCCCCCCATGCCCGTGCGGGGTCCACACATCGATCGCCCGGCGCACCGGATCGCCGAGGAAATTGTCCTTCAGGAGCTGCGATTCCACGAACAGGCGATGGACGGTCCCGGCGGGATGGGCGTGGCGCGCGGTCATGAGGGCTCCTTTCGCGGTGGGTCAGGGGGAGCGTAGGGGGTGGGCGCGCACGATCAAGGCAAGACTGCGTTGAGTTTCTCCGCTTGAGCTGTCATGGCCCGGCTTGAGAGCCTGTCCCCGCGAAAGCGGGGAGGCCACCCATGCCTCTCCGGCGGCGAGCGGTGGAGCGTCGAAGTTACGGCATGGGTCCCCCGGTCGATGCTTCGCATCGCCGGAGGATGACAAGATGGGGATCGGGCGACGTGCGAACTAGGCCGGCCTGCGGCTCTTGAAGGCCGCGGCGAGCGTGCCGTCGTCGAGATAGTCGAGCTCGCCGCCGACAGGCACGCCTCGGGCGAGCGAGGTGACCTCGACGCCCGCGCCTTCCAGCTTGTCGGCGATGTAATGGGCGGTGGTCTGGCCGTCGACCGTGGCGTTGAGCGCCAGGATGATCTCTTGCGTCTCCTCGCGGTTCGCGCGCTCGATCAGCGTGGCGATATTGAGCTGCTCGGGACCGACGCCGTCGAGCGCGGACAGCACGCCGCCGAGCACGTGATAGCGGCCCTTGAAAGCCGACGAGCGCTCGAGCGCCCACAGATCGCCGACGGTCTCCACCACGCAGATCACCTTCGGATCGCGCGCGCCGCTGGCGCAGATCGCGCACGGGTCGGTGACGTCCAGATTGCCGCATTCGGAACACGACCTGATCTTGGCCGCGGCCTCGCCCATCGCGGCGGCCAGGGGCTCCATCAGCTGCTCGCGCTTCTTGAGCAGATGCAGCGCCGCGCGGCGCGCCGAGCGCGGCCCGAGGCCGGGCAGCTTGGCCAGCAGCTGGATCAGCCGCTCGATTTCGGGACCGGAGGCCTGGTTCATGGGCGGGTCAGAACGGCCCGCCGCCCTTGCCGAAGGGCAGGTCGAGGCCGGGGGGGAGGCCGAGGCCCTGGGTGGCCTCGCTCATCACCTTCTGTTGCGCCTGTTCGGCCTTGCGGCGCGCATCGTTGAGGCCGGCGGCGAGCAGGTCCTCGAGCACCTCGATCTCGGAGGGATCGACCACGGAGGGGTCGAGATGCAGCTTCTTCACCTCGCCCTTGGCGGTCATCACGATCCTGACGAGGCCGCCGCCGGATTCGCCCGTCACCTCGACATCGGCGAGGCGTTCCTGGGCTTCCTGCATCTTCTTCTGCATGGCTTGGGCCTGCTTCATCAGGCCGGCGAGATCCTTCATGAGCGGCGCTCCTGGGCGATCGGGTCTTCAGGCATGTCCTGGGAGGGTGAAACGTCCGGGCCGGCGATCGGCTCCGCGGCCGGCGGGGCCTCGAGCGAGACGATCTCGGCGCCCGGAAACAGCGTCATCACCCTGACCATGGCCGGATCGCGCCGGGCGCGCTCCTCGCGCTCGCGCGCCTCGCGCTGGCGGCGTTCGTAGAGCGTCTCGCCGCCGCGCGCCGCCTTGCCGTCGACGAACCAGCGCGAGCCGGTGTGCTCGGCAAGGAAGCTCGCCAGGCGTCCGCCGAGATCGTGCGGCGCGCCCTCGGCGGCCTCGAAGATGAATTTCGGCGCGGCGATCGTGACCGGGCGCACGAAGCGCTCGACGTCGCGTTTCAGCGCGATGTCGCGCTCGCGCTCGATCAGGACCATCAGCTCCTCGATCGAGGACGGGCCTTGCGCATCGGGCTCTGCGGGTTCGGCCTTTGCGGATTCGGGCGCGGCCTCGTGCCGGGCCTGCGGCGCGGAGGGGGGCTGGGCCTCGGGCGCGGCAGGGGCCGCGTTGGACTGCGGCGCGGCGCCGCCGGCGATCAGGCGTGCAGCATCCTCGGGCGAAGGCAGCTGGGCGGCGGCCATCAGGCGGATCACCGCCATCTCCGCGGCCGAGACCGGATCGGGCGCGCTGCGCACGTCTTCCAGGCCGGTCAGGGCCGTCTTCCACAGCCGGGTGAGACCGGCGAGCGAGACCGAGGCGGCGAGCTCGGAGAGCACCTGCACGGTCTCCTTCGCCTCGGCGAGATCGGCATCCCCGCCCACGGCCTTGATGCGGCTCATGGCGTGGA from Marinicauda algicola includes:
- a CDS encoding alpha/beta hydrolase; this encodes MTARHAHPAGTVHRLFVESQLLKDNFLGDPVRRAIDVWTPHGHGGQGLPLLVSLAGYTGSGLSHTSWKNFGENVPERLDRLYGEGRLEPCVVAFPDCYTRLGGNQYVNSAVMGPWEDILISEFVPAVEENLGCGGEGRRAVFGKSSGGYGAIVHALKHAGFWAGAACHSGDMAFELAYLKDMPATLRRVARKGSVKDFVEAFEAARKPSGDDIHALMILAMAATYDPDPKSLFGIRLPVDPHTCELIEERWAQWRACDPLTLVESHGQNLKRLKALFIDCGRLDQYDLVYGARRLTRRLTALGVPHRYEEFDDDHSGIDYRLDESLPWLAERLA
- the recR gene encoding recombination mediator RecR — translated: MNQASGPEIERLIQLLAKLPGLGPRSARRAALHLLKKREQLMEPLAAAMGEAAAKIRSCSECGNLDVTDPCAICASGARDPKVICVVETVGDLWALERSSAFKGRYHVLGGVLSALDGVGPEQLNIATLIERANREETQEIILALNATVDGQTTAHYIADKLEGAGVEVTSLARGVPVGGELDYLDDGTLAAAFKSRRPA
- a CDS encoding YbaB/EbfC family nucleoid-associated protein, with the protein product MKDLAGLMKQAQAMQKKMQEAQERLADVEVTGESGGGLVRIVMTAKGEVKKLHLDPSVVDPSEIEVLEDLLAAGLNDARRKAEQAQQKVMSEATQGLGLPPGLDLPFGKGGGPF